One Felis catus isolate Fca126 chromosome D1, F.catus_Fca126_mat1.0, whole genome shotgun sequence DNA segment encodes these proteins:
- the LOC101087098 gene encoding olfactory receptor 4B1-like: protein MASTNNVTELIIVGLFQDPEVQRACFVMFLPVYLATVVGNGLIVLTVNVSKSLRSPMYFFLSYLSLVEITYSSTVVPKFITDLLAKIKTISLEGCVAQIFFFHFFGVTEIFLLTVMAYDRFVAICKPLHYTTIMSQFVCRLLVAVSWLGGIIHSMVQILVTVQLPFCGPNVIEHYFCDLHPLFKLACTDTSVEGVIVLANSGLISVFSFLILVSSYIVILYNLRNHSAEGRRKALSTCASHITVVLLFFGPAIFLYMRPSSTFTEDKLVAVFYTVVTPMLNPIIYTLRNAEVKNAMRKLWEKKVNSEVG, encoded by the coding sequence ATGGCGAGTACAAATAATGTGACCGAGTTAATTATCGTCGGTCTTTTCCAGGATCCAGAAGTGCAGAGGGCATGCTTTGTGATGTTTCTTCCTGTGTACCTGGCGACAGTGGTGGGCAATGGTCTCATTGTTCTGACAGTCAATGTCAGTAAGAGTCTGCGttcccccatgtacttcttccttagCTACTTGTCCCTGGTGGAGATCACTTACTCCTCCACTGTTGTCCCTAAATTCATCACAGACTTACTTGCCAAGATTAAAACcatctccctggagggctgtgtgGCTCAGATATTCTTCTTCCACTTCTTTGGAGTTACTGAGATCTTCCTGCTGACGGTaatggcctatgaccgcttcGTGGCCATTTGCAAACCTCTTCACTACACCACCATCATGAGCCAGTTTGTGTGTCGTCTTCTGGTGGCTGTTTCCTGGCTCGGGGGCATAATTCACTCCATGGTCCAGATCCTTGTTACTGTTCAGCTGCCGTTCTGTGGTCCCAATGTGATTGAACACTACTTCTGTGACCTCCATCCATTATTCAAGCTTGCCTGCACTGACACTTCTGTGGAGGGGGTTATTGTGTTGGCCAACAGTGGATTAATCTCCGTCTTCTCCTTCCTCATCTTGGTGTCCTCCTATATTGTCATCCTGTACAACCTGAGGAACCATTCTGCAGAGGGGAGGCGCAAAGCCCTCTCCACCTGTGCCTCTCACATCACAGTGGTCCTCTTGTTCTTTGGACCTGCCATCTTCCTCTACATGCGACCCTCCTCCACCTTCACTGAGGACAAACTGGTGGCCGTGTTCTACACAGTTGTCACCCCCATGTTGAACCCCATCATCTACACACTCAGAAATGCAGAGGTGAAAAATGCCATGAGGAAGCTGTGGGAGAAGAAAGTGAACTCAGAAgtgggataa